From the genome of Pseudomonas sp. FP453:
TTCGGCCTGCGCATGAAACCGAAGAACCAGCGCCCGAGCGAAAGCCAGATCGCCAGCAAAGTCCACGAGCTGCTGAACATGGTGCAACTGGACTGGCTGTCCGACCGCTACCCGGAACAACTCTCCGGCGGCCAGCGCCAGCGTATCGCCCTGGCCCGCGCCCTGGCGGTGGAGCCGAAAGTGCTGCTGCTCGACGAACCGTTCGGCGCCCTTGACGCCAAGGTGCGTAAAGAACTGCGCCGCTGGCTTGCACGCCTGCACGAAGACATCAACCTGACCTCGGTGTTTGTGACCCACGACCAGGAAGAGGCCATGGAAGTCGCCGACCGCATCGTGGTGATGAACAAGGGCGTGATCGAGCAGATCGGCTCACCGGGCGAAGTCTACGAAAACCCGGCCAGTGATTTCGTCTATCACTTCCTCGGCGATTCGAACCGCCTGCACCTGGGTGAAGACAATCATGTGTTGTTCCGCCCCCACGAAGTGTCGCTGTCGCGCCATGAACTGGAAGACCACCACGCTGCCGAAGTGCGCGATATCCGCCCGTTGGGTGCGACCACGCGCGTGACGTTGAAGGTGGAAGGCCAGAGCGAGCTGATCGAAGCCGAAGTGGTCAAAGACCACGACAGCCTCACCGGTTTGGCCCGTGGCGAGACACTGTTCTTCAAGCCCAAGGTCTGGCAAAAAGCCTGAGAACACTGCACCACCCACTGTGGGAGCGGGCTTGCCCGCGATAGCGGTCTGTCAGTTGCCAATGTGCTGACTGACCCACCGCTATCGCGGGCAAGCCCGCTCCCACATTTAAATCCCGCTGGGCTTTAGATCGCGGCGCGCCACTGGGCCCGAGCGTGCTTCGATCTGCTGCTTGAGGTCATGCCGCAGCCCCACCAGAAACGCCAACTCCGCCACCACAAACAACGGCCCGACGATCAGCCCCGACACATCGTCCACAAACGCCGGCTTTTTACCCTCGTAATAGTGCCCGACAAACTGAATCACCCAGCCCACCACAAACATCCCGATCCCGCTGCCCAGCCACACCAGCGTGCTCTGCGCCGCCAACACATGCCCGGCCCACACCGACAAGCCCATCAGCACCGTCATCAACACACCGAGCGCCAGCTCCAGGCGCAGGTAAAACCACGCCGAAAACAACGCGAGCAGCACCGCCGGTGAAACCCACAGCCCACCCACGGCCCATTCGGGACGCGACAGCAACACCGCCACCGCGACCACAATCAACGGGATGCCGATAAAGTGGCTGGCGATATTGCGCGGGTCGCGGTGGTAGGCGGCGTATTGGCTGAGGTGATCGACGAGGCTTTTCATTGTTGTTCCTCCTGTAGGATGTTTGATCATGCCCTGTCAGCCTTTGCCTGACTGTCAGCTGGGCGACAATCTTCGGAGTTCCCATGGATGCAGCGCAATGGCACGCGCAACTGGCGACCGGCCAGTGGTTCAGTCACCTGCCCGCACCGTTTCAGACTAGCTTGCTGGCCCACGCCCGGTTGCGTCAGCTGACGGCGGGGCAATACCTGTTCAAGCGCGGCGACCCGCCGTGCGGCCTGTATGCGGTGCTCGAGGGCAGCCTGCGCATCAGCGCGGTCAATGAACACGGCAAGGAAGCGGTATTGAGCCTGGTGGAGCCGCCTTTCTGGTTTGGCGAGATCTGCCTGTTCGACGGCCTGCCGCGCACCCACGACGCCTGCGCCGTCGGCCCGTGCACGCTGTTGCAGGTGCCGCAGCAGGCGCTGTTGAAAGACCTCGACGAAAATCCGCGCTACTGGCGCGACCTGGCCCTGTTGATGAGCCAGAAACTGCGCCTGAGTTTTATCGGCCTCGAACAGCTGCGCCTGATGCCGGCGTCGGTGCGCCTGGCCCATCGCTTGCTGATGATCATTGACGGTCATGGCGACATCGAGCCCTCACGGCGCCTCGTGCAACTGCCCCAGGAAGACCTGGCGGCGATGCTCAGCCTGTCGCGCCAGACCACCAACGCCCTGCTCAAGGACCTGCAAGCCCAAGGCATCGTGCGCCTGGGCTACGGCGCGATCGAAATCCTCGACGCCGGGCGGTTGCGGGAGGCGGCGCACACCTGAGGGTGTTAGCCTGCTGGCCTGATCAATCGAGGTGTCTTATGCGCGTGCTGTTAGTGGAACATGAATCCGACGAGGCACAGCGGAT
Proteins encoded in this window:
- a CDS encoding sulfate/molybdate ABC transporter ATP-binding protein, yielding MSIEVRNVSKNFNAFKALNSINLDIQSGELVALLGPSGCGKTTLLRIIAGLETPDDGSIVFHGEDVSGHDVRDRNVGFVFQHYALFRHMTVFDNVAFGLRMKPKNQRPSESQIASKVHELLNMVQLDWLSDRYPEQLSGGQRQRIALARALAVEPKVLLLDEPFGALDAKVRKELRRWLARLHEDINLTSVFVTHDQEEAMEVADRIVVMNKGVIEQIGSPGEVYENPASDFVYHFLGDSNRLHLGEDNHVLFRPHEVSLSRHELEDHHAAEVRDIRPLGATTRVTLKVEGQSELIEAEVVKDHDSLTGLARGETLFFKPKVWQKA
- a CDS encoding DUF962 domain-containing protein — protein: MKSLVDHLSQYAAYHRDPRNIASHFIGIPLIVVAVAVLLSRPEWAVGGLWVSPAVLLALFSAWFYLRLELALGVLMTVLMGLSVWAGHVLAAQSTLVWLGSGIGMFVVGWVIQFVGHYYEGKKPAFVDDVSGLIVGPLFVVAELAFLVGLRHDLKQQIEARSGPVARRDLKPSGI
- a CDS encoding Crp/Fnr family transcriptional regulator: MDAAQWHAQLATGQWFSHLPAPFQTSLLAHARLRQLTAGQYLFKRGDPPCGLYAVLEGSLRISAVNEHGKEAVLSLVEPPFWFGEICLFDGLPRTHDACAVGPCTLLQVPQQALLKDLDENPRYWRDLALLMSQKLRLSFIGLEQLRLMPASVRLAHRLLMIIDGHGDIEPSRRLVQLPQEDLAAMLSLSRQTTNALLKDLQAQGIVRLGYGAIEILDAGRLREAAHT